Part of the Bacillus sp. N1-1 genome, ACCCAATCGCAATCGCACCTGGTATGGGTCTAAATGCTTACTTCGCATTTTCCGTCGTAGGTGGACAGGCAGGCGTATCCTATCAAGTCGCCTTTGGCGCTGTTTTCATTGCGGGATTATTATTTATTATTCTTTCTCTAACCCCATTCCGTGAGAAACTAATTGAAGCGATTCCGACAAATCTTAAGCTTGGTATCACAGCTGGAATTGGCTTATTCATTGCGTTTATCGGCCTTCGCATGACAGGTATTATCGTCGCTGATGAAGAGAACCTTGTTGGTCTTGGAAACCTTCATTCTCCTGAAGTGCTTTTAGCGCTTGTTGGCCTGATCATTACGCTCATTCTCATGGTGCGTAACGTTCCTGGGGCACTATTCTTCGGCATGATTGTCACTGCGATGATTGCGATCTTCACAGGACAGCTTGAATTTAAAGAAGGCTTCATGCAAACACCTTCGGCTCCTGAATTCTTCATTTTCGGAAGCCCACTTCAGGCGATTAAAGATATGGTTGAATACGGCTTATACGCCGTTGTGTTCTCCTTCTTACTCGTTACTTTATTTGATACGACCGGTACGATGGTTGGCGTTGCTGAGCAAGCTGGTTTAATGAAAGGGAAGAAAATGCCGCGTGCACGTCAGGCACTTCTTGCTGACTCGATCGGCACAACAGTTGGAGCCATTTTTGGAACAAGCCCTACAAGTGCTTATCTTGAATCCTCTGCAGGCGTTGCGGCTGGTGGTAGAACTGGTTTAACATCTGTCGTCGTTTCAATCTTGTTCATCGTCTCTGCGTTCTTTGGCCCACTCGTCGGCTCTCTATCAGGTCTTGCGGCGATTACAGCACCAACGCTCATTATCGTCGGAAGCTTAATGATTGGCGCCGTTGGCAAAATTGATTGGAGTGAGTTTGACGAAGCATTTCCAGCTTTCTTAATCATTCTTACAATGCCGCTAACCGCAAGTATTGCAACAGGAATCGCTCTTGGCTTTATTACGTACCCTATTTTAAAAGTTGTTAAAGGAAAATGGCGCGACGTTCATCCGCTTCTGTATCTTTTCGCCGTACTATTCTTCTATCAACTTGCTTTTCTGCCTCATGCATAATCAAAAGCTCTGCCCTCGCGGCAGAGCTTTTTTTATCTTCTGAAAAATCGACTTAATGTGTTACCATGGCTTCTATTTGTGAAAA contains:
- a CDS encoding NCS2 family permease, producing MFNSFFRLKENGTNVKTEFLAGLTTFLTMVYIVIVNPIILSSTGVPFDTVFIATIIAAVVGTLWMGLFANYPIAIAPGMGLNAYFAFSVVGGQAGVSYQVAFGAVFIAGLLFIILSLTPFREKLIEAIPTNLKLGITAGIGLFIAFIGLRMTGIIVADEENLVGLGNLHSPEVLLALVGLIITLILMVRNVPGALFFGMIVTAMIAIFTGQLEFKEGFMQTPSAPEFFIFGSPLQAIKDMVEYGLYAVVFSFLLVTLFDTTGTMVGVAEQAGLMKGKKMPRARQALLADSIGTTVGAIFGTSPTSAYLESSAGVAAGGRTGLTSVVVSILFIVSAFFGPLVGSLSGLAAITAPTLIIVGSLMIGAVGKIDWSEFDEAFPAFLIILTMPLTASIATGIALGFITYPILKVVKGKWRDVHPLLYLFAVLFFYQLAFLPHA